The sequence below is a genomic window from Acidimicrobiales bacterium.
TGCAGGACGTGGATCTCGACCGACGGCTGGCCGTCATCGGCGGTGGTGAACACCTCGGTCCTCTTGGTGGGGATGGTCGTGTTGCGCTCGATGAGCTTGGTCATGATCCCACCCTTGGTCTCGATGCCGAGGGACAGCGGGGTCACGTCGAGCAGCAGCACGTCCTTGACGTCGCCCTTGAGCACGCCGGCCTGGATGGCGGCGCCGATGGCCACGACCTCGTCGGGGTTGACGCCCTTGTGGGGCTCCTTGCCGGTCAGCTCCTTCACCAGATCCTGGATGGCGGGCATCCGGGTGGCACCACCGACCAGGATCACGTGATCAACGCGATCCCGCGACAACCCTGCGTCGGAGATGGCGGACTCGAACGGTCCGCGGCAGGCGTCGACCAGGTCGGAGGTCAGCTCCGACAGCTTGGCCCGCGTCAGCTTGAGATCGAGGTGCTTGGGGCCCTCGGAGGTGGCCGTGATGAAGGGCAGGTTGACCTGGGTCTCCTGCACGCTGGACAGCTCGACCTTGGCCTTCTCGGCTGCCTCCTTCAGACGCTGGAGCGCCATCTTGTCGGCTGACAGGTCGACGCCCTCGGTGTTCTTGAACGTCGTCACCAGCCAGTCGATGATGCGCTGGTCCCAGTCGTCGCCCCCGAGGTGGGTGTTGCCGGAGGTGGACTTGACCTCGAAGACACCCTCGCCGATGTCGAGGACCGACACGTCGAAGGTGCCACCGCCGAGGTCGAAGACGAGGACCGTCTGGTCCTTGCCCTCCTTGTCCAGCCCGTACGCCAGGGCGGCGGCGGTGGGCTCGTTGATGAT
It includes:
- the dnaK gene encoding molecular chaperone DnaK, whose translation is IINEPTAAALAYGLDKEGKDQTVLVFDLGGGTFDVSVLDIGEGVFEVKSTSGNTHLGGDDWDQRIIDWLVTTFKNTEGVDLSADKMALQRLKEAAEKAKVELSSVQETQVNLPFITATSEGPKHLDLKLTRAKLSELTSDLVDACRGPFESAISDAGLSRDRVDHVILVGGATRMPAIQDLVKELTGKEPHKGVNPDEVVAIGAAIQAGVLKGDVKDVLLLDVTPLSLGIETKGGIMTKLIERNTTIPTKRTEVFTTADDGQPSVEIHVLQGEREMASYNKTLGKFQLVDLPPAPRGVPQIEVTFDIDANGIVHVSAKDRATGKEQSMTITGQSSLPKDDIDRMVRDADAHAAEDRRRREEAEVRNNADTLVYQTDKLLREQGDKISGPEKEKVEQGLSSLKEALAGSDVEAIRGATETLVTASQEFASRLYEQAGPSAAAGGQDGGQAGGAEGQQQPADDEVVDAEIVDEGEHGRGA